The nucleotide sequence TCGAGCGCGCCCTCCGGCGGCCGGATGACGACGTCCACGCCGTCGCCGAGCACGTTGAGCTGATCATCGGTCACGAGCACTGCGACCTCGATGAGGGCGTCGTCCGTCAGGGACAGACCCGTCATCTCGCAGTCGATCCACACCATTCGTTCATTAGAGAGAGCCACGTCGGTCACTGTAGCCGCGGCGGCGGACAGCCCTGCATATCCGTCGCGAGGAGTCTCAGCCGCGGCGCCCCGGTAGGATGACGGCCACTGCGGGCGGCTCTTGCAGCAGGACCGTGCCGCCCGATCGACCGTCAGCAGACCGCCGTGAGGGGATCCGTGCCAGAGACGACCACCGAGCAGCCGCCCGAGCCGGCGGCCGACACCGCGACGGCCCCGCCGCGCTCCGCGCGCGCAGAGCGGTCGATCCTGCGCTCCGTCGTCTTCGGAACTCTCGGATCCGTGCTGCTGATGATCGGCTCCTACGGGGTCGGCTGGCTGGCAGGGGTCTCCGAGCTGCGGCGCAGCCCCCTGGTGATCGAGCTGCGCTTCACCACACCGGGCGCGATCCTGTCGATCATCCTGGTGGCGATCGGATCCATGATGCTGGTGCGCGAGTGGTTCCGGCTGGGTCAGAAGCTGCAGGGGTGGGGACCGGGCTCCCGCAGGTGGGTCACCGCCGCGACCATCGCCTGGTCGGTGCCCATGGTCTTCTCGGTGCCGATCTTCAGCCGCGACGTCTACTCGTACATCGGGCAGGGCCGCGTGGCGGCTGCCGGGCTGAGCCCGTACGAGGCCGGCGTCTCCACGATCGAGAACTTCTTCCAGCTGGGGGCGGATCAGCTGTGGAGCGAGTCCCCGCCGCCGTACGGGCCGCTGTTCATCATGATGGAGCGGGCGATCGTCGGGATCACCGGCGCGGAGCCGGACTCGTCGGTCTTCCTGTTCCGCATCCTGTGCGTGCTGTCCGTGATGCTGCTGGCCTGGACCGTTCCCCGGCTGGCGCAGCGCCACGGGATCGATCCCACGCGCGCCCTGTGGCTGTCGACTGCCAATCCGCTGCTGCTGGTGAACTTCATCCTGGCCGTGCACAACGACGCCATCATGACCGCGCTGGCGCTGCTCGGCGTGCTGGTCGCGGCCACGTGGCGCGACTGGCGCGGGGGACTGGCAGGCACGGCCCTGGTGGTCCTGTCGATCGGCATCAAGCCGATCACCGTGGTGCTGCTGCCGTTCATCGGGCTGCTGTGGGCAGGGCGAGGGGCTTCGTGGCCGCGGAAGTTCCTCATCTGGTTCCTGACGCTGGCCTGGGCGATCGCCGTGATGGCTGCGCTGGGCTGGATGTCCGGCTTCGGCTGGGGCTGGATCGCGGGCCTGTCGACCACCGGCACCTCGTTCATCTGGTACGCCCCGATCGGCCTGCTGGGCGTGGTGGTCGGTGGGATCGCGGGGCTGTTCGGCGGCGATGCCGGGGCCGCCAGGGGCTTCGTGCACTCCGCCGGTCAGGCGCTGGCGGTGCCGGTCATCCTGTGGCTGATGTTCACGGGCCGCGATGAGCGGGTGGTGCGGCGCATGACGCTGGCCTTCGCGGCGATCGTCGTGTTCTCGCCCATGATCCAGGCCTGGTACGTGGTGTGGCTGATCCCGTTCTTCGCGGTGACCGGCATCCGCCCGGACTGGCAGGCCGACGTTCTGCTCTTCCTGACCGTGTTCTTCATGATCTACGCGATCTCGGACCAGCTCGACGTCTTCCCGTACCTCGACATCGACCTGGGATCCGGCCGCACCATCGCCGCGGTGATCGGCGTGGCCTACGGCGCCTACCTCTGGTTCCTGGACCCCTCCACCCGACGCAGCCGGCGGACGCGCACCCTCGATCCGAACCGGCCCGTGGTGATCTGAGGGCTCAGGAACCGTTCTGCGCGTCCCGGGATCGATGACGGGGACGCCCGGGGGCATGGAGTCCCTGACAGTGCGCGAGACGATCCATGTGCGAACGGCAGGGTCCCCGCGCCTGAACGTCCGCCGTGAGCGCGTGAGTCTACGGCAGCTCCGGTTGGTGACGGATATGAATGCCATCAGCGCGGATGGCATGCATATCTGTCTCGAACCGCCTGCTCGCCGCGAGAAAAGGCTGAGCCGCGACATCGTCTGTCAACGATGTCGCGGCTCAGGACTGAAGTGCCCCGGGAGGGATTCGAACCCCCGACCAAGAGATTAGAAGGCTCCTGCTCTATCCCCTGAGCTACCGAGGCGGGCGCGGAACAGCTTATCGAACAGCTCGCGCCGACCGTGCACCCTGCCTCCACAGCAACAAGATTCGGGCGTGTGCCTGCAGATGCCCCCAGATGCGTCGGCGCCGCCGCCGGGGGCGGGGCATGGCGGTCCAGTCTGAGCGGACTCCGGGGCGCTGCCCGCACGAGCAGGCTCCGGCGACCATCCGCCGAGCGGCTCGTCTCGGCCCTCACCATCAGGAGTTGCCATGTTCGACACCCTCACGGTCCGCGGCTTCGCCGCCACCAAGCCCGATCTCCGCAATCTTCCCGACGGCACTCCGGTGGCGTCGTTCCGCCTGGCCTCGACGCCGCGGCGCTTCGACACCGAGTCGAACTCCTGGGTCGATGTGGGCCCCACCAACTGGTACACCGTGACCTGCTTCCGGCGGCTGGCGGCGAATGCGGCGTCGTCGCTGAAGGTCGGCGACGCCGTGCTCGTGATGGGCCGGCTGCGCCTTCGGCCCTGGACCACCAAGGAGGGTCAGGAGCGGCTGACCGTCGAGATCGACGCGACGGCCCTGGGCCCGGACCTGGCGCTGGGCACTGCCACCTACAAGCGCTCCGGCGCCGGTTCCGACAGCTCGCGCGGCGAGGGCTCGGACGCCTCGCAGCACAGCGACGACTGGGGCGACGGGTCCCGCTCGGTCGACCCCATGACCGGCGAGATCCTCGACGACGGGAACGACGAGCACGACGGCCGAGACGGCTCCGGCTCCGATGCCGGGGGCAGCTCCGAGGACGCGCATTCGTGGGAGGGCCATCCGCAGGAGCTGCTGGCCGGTGCCGGGCAGGGCTCCTCCTCCTGAGCCGGTGTGCGGACAGCAGGTCCGTGCCCGGTCTGCAGGGCGCTCGCGGCGCCTCCCGCTCGGTGCTCTCAGGGGCAGGGGGAGGCGCCGCCGGGGTGCGGAGCCCGGCCGAGGGGACTGGACCCTGGGCAGAGGCTCAGGCGGAGTGGCTCCGGCTGTCCTCCCCGACGGGTAGCCTGGGGGCCATGGCTGAATTCATCTACACCATGAACAAGGCCCGCAAGAAGGTGGGCGACAAGGTCATCCTCGATGACGTCACGATGTCGTTCTACCCAGGCGCCAAGATCGGCGTCGTGGGTCCCAACGGCGCGGGCAAGTCCACCATCCTCAAGATCATGGCGGGGCTCGACGAGCCCTCCAACGGCGAGGCCCGTCTCTCGCCCGGTTACTCCGTGGGCATCCTCCAGCAGGAGCCCCCGCTGAACGAGGACAAGACCGTCCTCGGCAACGTGGAGGAGGGCGTCGGCGAGATCAAGGCCAAGCTCGACCGCTTCAACGCCATCTCCGAGGAGATGGCTCAGCCGGACGCGGACTTCGACGCCCTCATGGAGGAGATGGGATCCCTCCAGACGGACATCGACGCCGCAAACGCCTGGGATCTCGACTCCCAGCTGGCCCAGGCCATGGACGCCCTGCAGTGCCCTCCCGGCGACGCCGACGTGAAGAGCCTCTCCGGAGGTGAGCGCCGCCGCGTGGCGCTGTGCAAGCTGCTGCTGGAGAAGCCCGACCTGCTGCTGCTGGACGAGCCCACCAACCACCTGGACGCCGAGTCCGTGCTGTGGCTCGAGCAGCACCTGGCCGCCTACCACGGCGCCGTGCTGGCCGTGACCCACGACCGCTACTTCCTGGATCACGTGGCGGAGTGGATCTGCGAGGTCGACCGCGGCCGCCTGTACCCCTACGAGGGCAACTACTCCACGTACCTGGACACCAAGGCCAAGCGCATGGAGGTCCAGGGTAAGAAGGACGCCAAGCAGGCAAAGCGCCTCAAGGACGAGCTCGAGTGGGTGCGCTCCAACGCCAAGGGCCGCCAGACCAAGTCCAAGTCGCGTCTGGCGCGCTACGAGGAGATGGCCGCCGAGGCAGAGAAGACCCGGAAGCTGGACTTCGAGGAGATCCAGATCCCGCCCGGACCGCGTCTGGGCAACCTGGTCATCGAGGCCAAGGACCTGCAGAAGGGCTTCGGCGACCGCTCGCTGATCTCGGATCTGTCCTTCACCCTGCCCCGCAACGGCATCGTCGGCGTGATCGGCCCCAACGGCGTCGGCAAGTCCACGCTGTTCAAGACCATCGTGGGCAAGGAGCCGATCGACGGCGGCGAGCTGCGCATCGGCGACTCCGTGAAGATCTCCTACGTGGATCAGAATCGCGAGAACATCGACTCCGAGAAGTCGCTGTGGGAGGTCGTCTCCGACGGCCTGGACTACATCCACGTCGGCCAGGTCGAGATGCCCTCGCGCGCCTACGTCTCCGCGTTCGGCTTCAAGGGCCCGGACCAGCAGAAGAAGGCCGGCGTCCTCTCCGGCGGTGAGCGCAACCGCCTGAACCTGGCGCTGACCCTCAAGCAGGGAGGCAACCTCCTGCTGCTGGATGAGCCCACCAACGACCTCGACGTCGAGACCCTGGGCTCTCTGGAGAACGCGCTGCTCGACTTCCCGGGCTGCGCCGTGGTCATCTCCCACGACCGCTGGTTCCTGGACCGGGTGGCCACCCACATCCTGGCCTGGGAGGGCACCGAGGAGAACCCGGACAACTGGTACTGGTTCGAGGGCAACTTCGAGTCCTACGAGGAGAACAAGATCGAGCGCCTCGGCGAGGAGGCAGCCCGCCCGGGCCGCATGACCCACCGCCGCCTCACGCGCGACTGAGCTGCTCTGCCGCAGCCCTCGCACCGCGCCTCGAGGGCCCGTCGTCATCCTGCACAGGATGACGACGGGCCCTCGTCATCATGTGCTCTGGTTCGGATCAGCCGCGGCACCGCCCCTGGCTCGGGCGCCCTGCAGAGCCTCGCGAGTCAGGAAGGCAAGCTGGGCGGTCTTGTCCGGAAGCCGGATCTGCGTGCCGAGCTCGAAGCCGGTGCGCTGCATCCTCCGCACCGCTCGCCAGTTCGAGGCATCGGGCTCGGCGACCACGCGCCGGGTGGCGGGATCGGCGAAGAGGAACTGCGCCAGCGACTCCGCCAGGGCAGAGGTCAATCCGGGCTGCGGCCGCCGGGCCGGGGCGAGCAGCAGGTGCATGCCCAGATCCCCGGCCCGCGGCAGATAGGCCCCGCCGATGGGGTCGGCGTGCGGCTGATAGGTCTGCAGCAGCCCCAGGGGGCGGTCCTCGAGCTCGAGCACCCAGGCGTGGTGGCTGTCGGAGGCTGCGATCTCAGCGTAGATCGCCGAGACCGTCTCCGCTTCCAGTCCTCCCATGCCCCAGAAGACGGCGCGCGGTGAGCTGACCCAGCCGTGCAGCAGCTCGGCATCGGCCAGGGGATCCACCGGTCGAAGGCTCAGCAGGGGAGCGTCGGGGCCGAACCCGGGGGCACCAGCGGACTCCTCTGCGGAAGCGCCTACCGGAGCCTCGGACGTGACCTGCGCGGCAGGGCGGCGCAGGTGCAGGCCTCCCAGCGGGTGCGGACGGTCAGTGGACGCCGGAGCCCCAGGCGGCACCCACGGCAGCGCCTGATCGATCTCGCCTGCCGCCCACCGATCCAGCGGCCGCGAGCCCAGCTGGCCGCGGTCCACGGGGTCTGGGGTGATCCATGCCGAGGTGGCCGGGTGCGCCAGGTCCCACAGCACCCGCGCCGAGGGCACACGAGCGCAGCCTGCGCCCAGGCCCGGCAGCACGCCTGCGGCCAGCAGCGCATCGGAGTCCCCGCCGACGGGCACGGGAGCGAAGGGCAGCAGCTGGTCGCAGGCCCTCCACGGGGCGAAGGCGTGCTGCACTCCCCACGGGGAGCCGGACGGCCTGTCCAGCTGCGCCGCGAGCTCCTCGAGCGCCGCCTGGGCGCAGGGGCCGGGATCCAGCCCCAGCCCCGGGCCGAGGGTGACGATCGACTCGAGGGCCAGCCCCACCCGAGGGGTGGTCCCGAGCAGGGGATCCCACAGGGGCGGCAGGCCCGTGGCGCCGCGCAGCGGCTCGAGCGCCGGATGGCCCGCGAGGTGCCGGGCCAGCAGATCCCGCCACTGGGCTGCGTGCGCGGCGACGACGGAGTCCGCGGCCATCTCCCCGTCCCACTCGAGCAGCTCCTGGCGCAGCGCCTCGACCTCCGATCCTGCAACGGGGCTGGACGAGCCGGCGGTGCGATCCGCGCAGGGGCCGGCGGCGGGATCGACGGTCCCGCCGGCGTCGTCGTCGGAGTCCTTCTGCGCGTCAGCCGGAGCCAGCAGCGCGTGCACCAGACCCAGCAGGGACGACGAGCGCG is from Kocuria palustris and encodes:
- the mptB gene encoding polyprenol phosphomannose-dependent alpha 1,6 mannosyltransferase MptB; translation: MPETTTEQPPEPAADTATAPPRSARAERSILRSVVFGTLGSVLLMIGSYGVGWLAGVSELRRSPLVIELRFTTPGAILSIILVAIGSMMLVREWFRLGQKLQGWGPGSRRWVTAATIAWSVPMVFSVPIFSRDVYSYIGQGRVAAAGLSPYEAGVSTIENFFQLGADQLWSESPPPYGPLFIMMERAIVGITGAEPDSSVFLFRILCVLSVMLLAWTVPRLAQRHGIDPTRALWLSTANPLLLVNFILAVHNDAIMTALALLGVLVAATWRDWRGGLAGTALVVLSIGIKPITVVLLPFIGLLWAGRGASWPRKFLIWFLTLAWAIAVMAALGWMSGFGWGWIAGLSTTGTSFIWYAPIGLLGVVVGGIAGLFGGDAGAARGFVHSAGQALAVPVILWLMFTGRDERVVRRMTLAFAAIVVFSPMIQAWYVVWLIPFFAVTGIRPDWQADVLLFLTVFFMIYAISDQLDVFPYLDIDLGSGRTIAAVIGVAYGAYLWFLDPSTRRSRRTRTLDPNRPVVI
- a CDS encoding single-stranded DNA-binding protein — translated: MFDTLTVRGFAATKPDLRNLPDGTPVASFRLASTPRRFDTESNSWVDVGPTNWYTVTCFRRLAANAASSLKVGDAVLVMGRLRLRPWTTKEGQERLTVEIDATALGPDLALGTATYKRSGAGSDSSRGEGSDASQHSDDWGDGSRSVDPMTGEILDDGNDEHDGRDGSGSDAGGSSEDAHSWEGHPQELLAGAGQGSSS
- the ettA gene encoding energy-dependent translational throttle protein EttA is translated as MAEFIYTMNKARKKVGDKVILDDVTMSFYPGAKIGVVGPNGAGKSTILKIMAGLDEPSNGEARLSPGYSVGILQQEPPLNEDKTVLGNVEEGVGEIKAKLDRFNAISEEMAQPDADFDALMEEMGSLQTDIDAANAWDLDSQLAQAMDALQCPPGDADVKSLSGGERRRVALCKLLLEKPDLLLLDEPTNHLDAESVLWLEQHLAAYHGAVLAVTHDRYFLDHVAEWICEVDRGRLYPYEGNYSTYLDTKAKRMEVQGKKDAKQAKRLKDELEWVRSNAKGRQTKSKSRLARYEEMAAEAEKTRKLDFEEIQIPPGPRLGNLVIEAKDLQKGFGDRSLISDLSFTLPRNGIVGVIGPNGVGKSTLFKTIVGKEPIDGGELRIGDSVKISYVDQNRENIDSEKSLWEVVSDGLDYIHVGQVEMPSRAYVSAFGFKGPDQQKKAGVLSGGERNRLNLALTLKQGGNLLLLDEPTNDLDVETLGSLENALLDFPGCAVVISHDRWFLDRVATHILAWEGTEENPDNWYWFEGNFESYEENKIERLGEEAARPGRMTHRRLTRD
- a CDS encoding GNAT family N-acetyltransferase is translated as MTDPDPHGCELSGDGWAVFRDPHGVPHVQARDLEALAFGHGAVTARDRVWQLEVLRTRAESRSGHLLGPEHDDGDHLSAALGIEETARSWWEAAGSQDRVFLAGYARGVSSQLSQAWAASPEVQSLGLGHRPPRPWQPWTPIAVHLDVHLLAGSLPEQLWRDRVRRQLGAQWLDALDAESPRTAGSNAWLVPGRLSASGAPMIAADPHRIVEESGPYQPVCLSCPGVRVRGLALVGLPGVPHFGRTESAAWAITASMAVTEQLTEIAVVRRGGQLAQQETGEPLIESGFRDSTGALRVIRRCRQGRVLPGSSEREAALSDLPEGGTASVLVVHTAAEQLSPSSAATALSACRTLLGAGTAADVLAAAQGWAVPVNDLVAADTTGRCVHAVIGATARPLPEPRDVDDLLVRANQRPPDPLAAGSVLGCAPPHRARRAEHLLRQALRDSGAISAEDLLSAQLDTRSSSLLGLVHALLAPADAQKDSDDDAGGTVDPAAGPCADRTAGSSSPVAGSEVEALRQELLEWDGEMAADSVVAAHAAQWRDLLARHLAGHPALEPLRGATGLPPLWDPLLGTTPRVGLALESIVTLGPGLGLDPGPCAQAALEELAAQLDRPSGSPWGVQHAFAPWRACDQLLPFAPVPVGGDSDALLAAGVLPGLGAGCARVPSARVLWDLAHPATSAWITPDPVDRGQLGSRPLDRWAAGEIDQALPWVPPGAPASTDRPHPLGGLHLRRPAAQVTSEAPVGASAEESAGAPGFGPDAPLLSLRPVDPLADAELLHGWVSSPRAVFWGMGGLEAETVSAIYAEIAASDSHHAWVLELEDRPLGLLQTYQPHADPIGGAYLPRAGDLGMHLLLAPARRPQPGLTSALAESLAQFLFADPATRRVVAEPDASNWRAVRRMQRTGFELGTQIRLPDKTAQLAFLTREALQGARARGGAAADPNQST